The sequence below is a genomic window from Ipomoea triloba cultivar NCNSP0323 chromosome 10, ASM357664v1.
TTGAAACCATGAATCCCAGGAGCGTTTACTAAAAATGTGGTAGCAGCTGCTCCTGTAGTATATTGCAAAAATGCGCTAAATTCATCACCAACGGTATGTATGAGTTCTCATTATAATCAAACATCAAGGATGACAAAAAATCAGCAATATTCTAACAAAAGTTTGAATGCTACTATCTATTTTCAGGCTCGTGCAGTTCTAATAAATGCTGGCCAAGCTAATGCAGCTACGGTAATTGCTTTTTCAACTTAGAAAGCTTTATGCTTGATTTAAGTATCCCTGCTTTGATATGTGCTTATCTTCAGATTCTACATAAAATTTCTCATCTTCCAATTTAATtaacattataaataaaatagttttatcTTCAAACTTTGTCAGCCCCAGAAGATCTTAAAATTTTTCTTGGACTTTCGATTGATATATAGCTAAGAGTTGCACAAGTTGCTTGCAGGGTGATGCAGGGTACCAGGATGTAATCGAATGCTCAACTGCTCTAGCTAATGTATGCAATTTTTCTATTCTCTAGTATAGGAGAATTCTTATTCTAACCCATCAAGAATCAAATGAAAATCTTTTAATCTGACAGTTACTTCATCTCAAGAATGAGGAAGTGTTAATTGAATCCACCGGAGTCATTGGCAGAAGAATAAAGAAGGTGAATGCTTAGTACCCGTATCTTGTAATACATTGAAAATTCTTTGATATGTTGTCACATTTTATGATAACAGAAGGTATATGTTTTCAGTCCGAAAACTACATTAAATGCATTTCcgtaatttttttatatgctTAATTTCATCTGCAGGAGGCCCTTCTGAACTCACTCCCAAAGCTAGTTAGTCTGTTGTCATCGAGTGTTGAGGGGTGCTTTACTTATTCCTCCGTGAATATTGCTTAATATGTACTATTATATGTTTTCATAATTTGTTTCTCTTTGCCTTATATACTCCCTTTTTTCGTTGTTATGATATTGTGTTTCCATATTAGACCTTGGCTTTCCCTTGATGTCCTAAATGTGCTGCTCTCTCATCCTCTTGCAGGGCAAATTCTGCAGCTGTAGCAATAACTACCACCGATCTTGTTAGCAAGAGTGTGGCTATTGAGTCGgaagtaattaatttattttctatatatttattttgtgctTGCTATAATAATTACCAAGCTGTTTGTGGCTCATATTCTGATGAAGTATTGTTTGGTATGTTGGGTGTTTGAATGTGAGTTTCCACTTAAGTTTTTATGACAAGACGGTTCTTGTAAGATAAGGATAAGCCATAGCATAACCATGCCAAATTACCAATACCTAATACCTGTCAGAACAGTTGTAGAGGGTCccatttgtgtgtgtgtgtgttattgATGCTATTCACTATTCAGTTCTCAAAatcatggattttttttttgggtgacgagggaaacccgtaGCCACTACCCaagggtgtgcactgggtaaaccccgccttgtgagcctagccagcaaaggaccataaggaggtaaaccagcctaggtttcCCATAGCTGACcgattcaaaccaagaagaccaataggcCGCTCCAgttgggagttgaacttgtaaccttgtggttatcaagtcaatagcctaaccaacttggttggggttgccCCCTCAAAATCATGGATTTGATCGTAGGTAAGCATGCCTTCCTCTAGAAGGCTGAGTGGCCATGTCCGGTATCATATAATACTTAAGTTTATAAACCAGTATCTCTGTTTATGCATGTGTTCCTACTTCCTAAAAATATATGGTCAAACTGTGACATTGTCTATCTGGAAATGTCTGATTAGGTTGGAGGGACACGTATAAGAGTTGGTGGCATGGCAAAGGGTTCTGGGATGATCCATCCTAACATGGCAACAATGCTTGGTGTACGCTATTTTGTCTCATACTTACTGCCctgaaaatagttttttttcctctctctctccccctccTCTTTGCTACATATAACATATGCAAATATTTCAGGTTGTTACTACTGATGCCTCAGTTACAAGTGATGTTTGGAGACGAATGGTACAGGTTTCTGTTAACCGAAGTTTTAACCAAATTACTGTAAGTAACAgctttgccttttctactttaACTTGGCAAAGGAATAATACCAGTTAATAGTCTTATTTAAACTGCAAGGTTAATTTCCCTTCGTGTCTACAATTTTCTAGggataaatatatttgtttggtCCAATTTTATCATGTTTTACCTAAGTCTTATTAGGATTACTTCCATTTATTAACTGCATAGAACATTCTAAACCTCTCCAGATACACATGCTTCACAGGTAGATGGAGATACCAGTACGAATGATGCTGTTATCGCTTTGGCTAGTGGGCTCTCCGGGACCAATAAGATCTCTTCTTTAAATAGCTCCGAGGCAAACCACCTACAGAGGTGTCTTGATGCTGTATGTGAACCTACCACCTAATTTATTCTTATCTGTTCTCCAGCTCTCGTAAAATTCTCACTAGTAACTGGCCTAAGTACTTTGTCACTTAAAATGATAGGAATTTGTGAAACGGAGTCACAGTTTGCGCCCCcatactttcattttttattttcttattttgtaaTGAACCGGCACTTAGTGTTTCTCTTACATTTTTCATGGcattgccccccccccccccccccccccNNNNNNNNNNNNNNNNNNNNNNNNNNNNNNNNNNNNNNNNNNNNNNNNNNNNNNNNNNNNNNNNNNNNNNNNNNNNNNNNNNNNNNNNNNNNNNNNNNNNNNNNNNNNNNNNNNNNNNNNNNNNNNNNNNNNNNNNNNNNNNNNNNNNNNNNNNNNNNNNNNNNNNNNNNNNNNNNNNNNNNNNNNNNNNNNNNNNNNNNNNNNNNNNNNNNNNNNNNNNNNNNNNNNNNNNNNNNNNNNNNNNNNNNNNNNNNNNNNNNNNNNNNNNNNNNNNNNNNNNNNNNNNNNNNNNNNNNNNNNNNNNNNNNNNNNNNNNNNNNNNNNNNNNNNNNNNNNNNNNNNNNNNNNNNNNNNNNNNNNNNNNNNNNNNNNNNNNNNNNNNNNNNNNNNNNNNNNNNNNNNNNNNNNNNNNNNNNNNNNNNNNNNNNNNNNNNNNNNNNNNNNNNNNNNNNNNNNNNNNNNNNNNNNNNNNNNNNNNNNNNNNNNNNNNNNNNNNNNNNNNNNNNNNNNNNNNNNNNNNNNNNNNNNNNNNNNNNNNNNNNNNNNNNNNNNNNNNNNNNNNNNNNNNNNNNNNNNNNNNNNNNNNNNNNNNNNNNNNNNNNNNNNNNNNNNNNNNNNNNNNNNNNNNNNNNNNNNNNNNNNNNNNNNNNNNNNNNNNNNNNNNNNNNNNNNNNNNNNNNNNNNNNNNNNNNNNNNNNNNNNNNNNNNNNNNNNNNNNNNNNNNNNNNNNNNNNNNNNNNNNNNNNNNNNNNNNNNNNNNNNNNNNNNNNNNNNNNNNNNNNNNNNNNNNNNNNNNNNNNNNNNNNNNNNNNNNNNNNNNNNNNNNNNNNNNNNNNNNNNNNNNccccccccccccttcttcCCTCCCCCCTACTTTGTTACACCGGCTCACACATAAACTAATACATCGGTGGTATTTATCTAAAACTTCGGTTGTTCCTTTGGACTACTGTGCGTTACAAATATGGTTATTCTCCAGGTAATGCAGGGACTAGCAAAATCTATAGCTTGGGATGGAGAAGGAGCAACGTGCTTGATTGAGGTTTGTACACTTGTTAAATTGTTGATGATACTAGTCGTACTAAATGTGTTTGTCAAGTGTCAagtaaaaaacaattatttgaaATGGTTTGTCTATTGCTTTATGAGTTCACTTAGTCAATTGATATGATGCCAATTTGAAAAGGATGTGTTCGGTGTTCCGTCTCAACTAAaggtctaagctgatagttggactatacatttatgtttatatattatatatgctcaacatatTCATACAATCTAATTGGATACACAGGTCAGGGTAGCTGGAGCAGAAAATGAAGCTGAAGCAGCAAAAGTTGCACGTTCAGTTGCATCTTCTTCACTTACCAAGGCATGCAACATATTTATGCAGTTCTACAACACATCCCCGACTGATTTTCACTCTCTATTAAATGTCTTTCCTTCTCAGGCAGCCGTTTATGGCAGGGATCCAAATTGGGGACGCATTGCTTGTGCTGCTGGCTATGCGGGAATTCCTTTCAACCCAAATAAACTCCGAATATCACTAGGAGATACTCTGCTTATGGACGGTGGGCAACCTCTTCCATTTGATAGGTAACAGCAATTACTTACTTGACTCGACCAATATCCGGAAACATGCATATTGATTCTGAAATGACTGGCAGAAACCGAGACTACCTACCATAGACATCCATTGC
It includes:
- the LOC116031451 gene encoding arginine biosynthesis bifunctional protein ArgJ, chloroplastic isoform X1 yields the protein MSACIPHLVSLKSSGLTSQKRYRFPGQCRRAMAVASVAKEASNYIPAAPILLPEGPWQQIPGGVAAAIGFKAAGMYGGLRALGEKPDLALVTCDVDAISAGAFTKNVVAAAPVVYCKNALNSSPTARAVLINAGQANAATGDAGYQDVIECSTALANLLHLKNEEVLIESTGVIGRRIKKEALLNSLPKLVSLLSSSVEGANSAAVAITTTDLVSKSVAIESEVGGTRIRVGGMAKGSGMIHPNMATMLGVVTTDASVTSDVWRRMVQVSVNRSFNQITVDGDTSTNDAVIALASGLSGTNKISSLNSSEANHLQRCLDAVMQGLAKSIAWDGEGATCLIEVRVAGAENEAEAAKVARSVASSSLTKAAVYGRDPNWGRIACAAGYAGIPFNPNKLRISLGDTLLMDGGQPLPFDSVAASNYMRKAGETHGTVEVHISIGDGPGSGVAWGCDLSYDYVKINAEYTT
- the LOC116031451 gene encoding arginine biosynthesis bifunctional protein ArgJ, chloroplastic isoform X3; the encoded protein is MAAGGVAAAIGFKAAGMYGGLRALGEKPDLALVTCDVDAISAGAFTKNVVAAAPVVYCKNALNSSPTARAVLINAGQANAATGDAGYQDVIECSTALANLLHLKNEEVLIESTGVIGRRIKKEALLNSLPKLVSLLSSSVEGANSAAVAITTTDLVSKSVAIESEVGGTRIRVGGMAKGSGMIHPNMATMLGVVTTDASVTSDVWRRMVQVSVNRSFNQITVDGDTSTNDAVIALASGLSGTNKISSLNSSEANHLQRCLDAVMQGLAKSIAWDGEGATCLIEVRVAGAENEAEAAKVARSVASSSLTKAAVYGRDPNWGRIACAAGYAGIPFNPNKLRISLGDTLLMDGGQPLPFDSVAASNYMRKAGETHGTVEVHISIGDGPGSGVAWGCDLSYDYVKINAEYTT
- the LOC116031451 gene encoding arginine biosynthesis bifunctional protein ArgJ, chloroplastic isoform X2, producing the protein MAVASVAKEASNYIPAAPILLPEGPWQQIPGGVAAAIGFKAAGMYGGLRALGEKPDLALVTCDVDAISAGAFTKNVVAAAPVVYCKNALNSSPTARAVLINAGQANAATGDAGYQDVIECSTALANLLHLKNEEVLIESTGVIGRRIKKEALLNSLPKLVSLLSSSVEGANSAAVAITTTDLVSKSVAIESEVGGTRIRVGGMAKGSGMIHPNMATMLGVVTTDASVTSDVWRRMVQVSVNRSFNQITVDGDTSTNDAVIALASGLSGTNKISSLNSSEANHLQRCLDAVMQGLAKSIAWDGEGATCLIEVRVAGAENEAEAAKVARSVASSSLTKAAVYGRDPNWGRIACAAGYAGIPFNPNKLRISLGDTLLMDGGQPLPFDSVAASNYMRKAGETHGTVEVHISIGDGPGSGVAWGCDLSYDYVKINAEYTT